TGGCAATAATTTCTAGTTTTTCCCGTTCAGATGATATCGGCCCTTGAATCTGTGGTCCTTTGTAAACGTGGTCATCGTCAGTCATTGAAGTATCTGAAACAAACATATTTTTTTGATCCATAATTTTCCCCTTGGCTTTTTCGTATTCGCCTACAAATTTACCCATAGTTTTAGAAATACTTCCAATCTTCTTTGGAAATATGAAAATAATTATGACAATAAAAATGATAAACCATTCAGAACCTGCGATATTTAACGCATAGCTTGGAAAAAACATTGCCTAATATAATTGGGCAAAAGCAGTAATTTTTCTTTTACTAGTGTAATAATTTCCAAAAGAACTTGTCTTAGACTCGAGCGTTTCTTAGGGGAAAAATGAGCATATTTGTCAAAATATAATAACAAGATGATAAAATATTCAAATTGTGAAATCAGGCGGAAACAAGGATAAGCCTAATAATCCTTTACAAGGCGATGTAATCTTAGAACCTTTCGACACTCTAATTAGAAAATTCAAATCAGGTGAATACATCGTATCAGTTTACGGCTTAGGTCATGTGGGAGCGCCAATTGCTTCTGCTTGGTTGAGGTCAGGTGTGACTGTAATCGGCGTTGATAAATCAGCAAAAGTCTTAGAAAATGCTCGCAAAGGGTTAACACATATTCCGGAACCAATGGTTAATGAAACTTTTACCAATGGCTTAAACAATAACAAATTTTTGGTTTATGATGACCCAATTCAAGCATCCCGTACTTCAAAATTGAAGATGATATGCGTTCCTGTCTTAATAAGAAAAAACAAAGCTGATTTGGATGCTGTAAAAGAGGTGACCTTGGCGATAGGAACTGGTTTGAAGAGAAACGACATCGTGTCTGTACACCCATCAATCCCACCTGGAACTACTGAAAAGTTTTTGATACCTATTTTAGAGAAATCAAGTGGAATGAGAGCTGCATCGGATTTCTTTGTGATTTATAATCCTGAAAGAATTTACGAAGGTCGTGCCATTTTTGACATCGAAGAGGGTCATCCTGGAATAGTGTCTTCCAATGATAATTATAGCCTAGATCTTGCGGAAAAATTGTTTGGTCTTATCTATAAGAAAGGATTAGTAAAAATCTTGGGAATTAAAACCGCTGAAGCGGAAAAGTTATTTGAAGGTGTCTACAGGGATGTGAATATAGCTCTAGCAAATGAGCTTGCACGGTTAAGTGATAGATTAAATATTGATTTTTGGCAAGCCAAGAAGGCAGCCAACTCACAGAATTTCTGTCATATCCATGATCCAGGGATTGGGGTAGGCGGTGCATGTATCCCAATCTATCCTCAATTCATTCTTGATGTTGCGATAAAAAATAAGATAAATTGTAGAATTACTAAAACAGCCAGAACAATTAACAATGATATGCCTTCGTACTCTTTAACCAACGCATTAAAAATGCTTCCAAGAAAGGTAATGAGGAAATCAAAAGTAACAATTTTAGGTCTTGCCTTTCGTGGAGGAGTTTCTGATACAAGACTTTCACCTACTTACGATATCCTAAAAGAATTGACCAGATTAAAAATTAAGGACGTTATAGTTCATGATCCGCTGGTAAAACAAGACAATCTAATTTTAAAATATAAAAATGTAGAACTAGTGAATAATTTGGATTATGCTGTTACCAATCGCGATCTAATAGTCTTGGCCACCAATCATCAAGAATATTTGAAGCTTAATGCCTCCATAATCGGTCAAACTCCCATTTACGATGGTAGAGGTTTGCTTAACCCCGACGAATTTGAAAAAAAACTTTATAGAGGAATAGGGAGACCAATTCAGCCATGATTCGTGACTCTGCGGCAATTTGATATCTGATAACATTTTTATTTATTTTCATAACCAACAATCTAATGGTCAAGACACAGTCTTCACAAAAACTGATAGCTGGATCTCAGGCACCTGATTTCTCACTAAAAGGGGTTGACAGTAAAAAATACTCTTTAAATGATATTAATTCGCGTGCCCTTTTGATAGTGTTTATTTGTAATCATTGTCCTTACGTTAAAGCAAGAATAAGTGATTTGATTTCATTGCAAGCTAAATTTGATAGCTCTGATCTACAGATAATTGGAATAAATAGTAACGACCCAAGTTATGATGGAGAGGGATTTGATAACATGGTGAAATTTGCTCGAGAATATTCTCTCAATTTCCCATATCTTATTGATGAAACCCAAATGGTGGCCAAAAATTTTGGAGCAGTGTGTACCCCAGATCCATTTTTATTTGATGAATCTAAGAAACTTGCTTTTCATGGTAAAATAAATGACGCCATAGAACCTAGCTCTAATGCCACAGTCAACATTATGGAAAACAATATTCAAAAAATTCTGGATGGAAAGAAATCTAGCATCGAAAAGGATTTTGATCCTTCGATTGGTTGTTCAATCAAATGGAGTAGCTAGAACGTTAA
This Candidatus Nitrosocosmicus oleophilus DNA region includes the following protein-coding sequences:
- a CDS encoding nucleotide sugar dehydrogenase → MKSGGNKDKPNNPLQGDVILEPFDTLIRKFKSGEYIVSVYGLGHVGAPIASAWLRSGVTVIGVDKSAKVLENARKGLTHIPEPMVNETFTNGLNNNKFLVYDDPIQASRTSKLKMICVPVLIRKNKADLDAVKEVTLAIGTGLKRNDIVSVHPSIPPGTTEKFLIPILEKSSGMRAASDFFVIYNPERIYEGRAIFDIEEGHPGIVSSNDNYSLDLAEKLFGLIYKKGLVKILGIKTAEAEKLFEGVYRDVNIALANELARLSDRLNIDFWQAKKAANSQNFCHIHDPGIGVGGACIPIYPQFILDVAIKNKINCRITKTARTINNDMPSYSLTNALKMLPRKVMRKSKVTILGLAFRGGVSDTRLSPTYDILKELTRLKIKDVIVHDPLVKQDNLILKYKNVELVNNLDYAVTNRDLIVLATNHQEYLKLNASIIGQTPIYDGRGLLNPDEFEKKLYRGIGRPIQP
- a CDS encoding thioredoxin family protein; the protein is MVKTQSSQKLIAGSQAPDFSLKGVDSKKYSLNDINSRALLIVFICNHCPYVKARISDLISLQAKFDSSDLQIIGINSNDPSYDGEGFDNMVKFAREYSLNFPYLIDETQMVAKNFGAVCTPDPFLFDESKKLAFHGKINDAIEPSSNATVNIMENNIQKILDGKKSSIEKDFDPSIGCSIKWSS